The Schizosaccharomyces pombe strain 972h- genome assembly, chromosome: I genome contains a region encoding:
- the atl1 gene encoding alkyltransferase-like protein Atl1, giving the protein MRMDEFYTKVYDAVCEIPYGKVSTYGEIARYVGMPSYARQVGQAMKHLHPETHVPWHRVINSRGTISKRDISAGEQRQKDRLEEEGVEIYQTSLGEYKLNLPEYMWKP; this is encoded by the coding sequence ATGCGTATGGACGAATTTTATACAAAGGTCTATGACGCTGTTTGCGAGATTCCATATGGTAAAGTAAGTACTTATGGAGAAATTGCAAGGTATGTTGGCATGCCTTCATATGCCAGACAAGTAGGTCAAGCTATGAAACATTTACATCCTGAAACTCATGTTCCTTGGCATCGAGTCATCAATAGCCGTGGCACCATTTCTAAAAGAGATATCTCTGCTGGTGAACAGAGACAGAAGGATCGGTTGGAAGAAGAGGGTGTCGAAATTTACCAAACGTCTTTAGGAGAGTACAAGTTGAATTTACCAGAATACATGTGGAAGCCTTAA
- the sfc7 gene encoding TFIIIC subunit Sfc7, which yields MSSNSPSLETDVDDVENIVFQFQNSSLDFQSSDDFSILGIDQPHPIVRIGGMFFRGTWHQPIGTDIVVPSVNDSELSRDGLVLCKRRLMLEQIRLVPKNPSPSSSIHSPTQGEPENISEN from the coding sequence ATGTCGAGCAATTCGCCAAGTCTTGAAACTGACGTTGATGACGTTGAAAATATTGTATtccaattccaaaattCATCTTTGGACTTTCAATCTTCCGATGACTTTTCGATTTTAGGAATCGACCAACCGCACCCTATTGTCAGAATCGGAGGAATGTTTTTCAGAGGTACCTGGCACCAGCCGATTGGAACAGATATTGTCGTTCCTTCGGTGAATGATTCTGAACTTTCTCGTGATGGCCTTGTTCTTTGTAAAAGACGACTTATGTTGGAGCAAATACGACTTGTTCCTAAAAACCCATCGCCATCATCATCAATCCATTCTCCGACACAAGGAGAGCCTGAAAATATCTCCGAGAATTGA
- the ubc14 gene encoding ubiquitin conjugating enzyme Ubc14: MASASPSSSRRLTKEYSDLREHPIPDIRVNLVDDNLFHWACTALGPSDSVYAGGKFHFSLKFPLDYPFQPPTIEFTTRIYHPNFDSEGNVCLAILKQQVFKPSIKLRSVLEQILQLLREPNPDDPLVASIAEQYRNDRPSFDKIARDYVEQFAKS, translated from the exons ATGGCGTCTGCATCACCTTCATCTTCCAGAAGACTGACAAAA GAATATTCTGACTTGCGAGAACACCCTATTCCAGATATTCGAGTTAACCTAGTTGACGACAATCTATTTCACTGGGCTTGTACAGCTCTTGGTCCATCGGATTCGGTGTACGCAGGGGgaaaatttcatttctcattaaaatttcctttgGACTATCCATTTCAGCCTCCTACTATTGAGTTTACTACCAGAATATACCATCCAAAT TTTGACTCTGAAGGAAACGTTTGTTTGGCCATTTTGAAACAACAAGTTTTCAAACCCAGCATCAAACTGAGGAGTGTTTTGGAGCAAATTTTGCAACTTCTTAGGGAACCTAATCCTGACGATCCTCTTGTAGCTTCCATCGCTGAACAATATCGAAACGATCGCCCTTCGTTTGACAAAATTGCTAGGGATTATGTCGAGCAATTCGCCAAGTCTTGA
- the mug95 gene encoding protein mug95, which translates to MNLFVYIAQNPTLTKWFFCCVCTILTMPFFKKPYRKRGISRTPYEWLTYADKCVIELSKSELKPNEEKELPKDIKEDCKTVEEKEKVVPRKPLQSEGINEDDSQKNGELIVLHGINHQAAMLTACGLFMVTSSNTNKWKIAFASFLLGMFFTQFGFQKSERSINAEKLESIEKPENDN; encoded by the exons ATGAacttgtttgtttacatagCACAGAATCCTACATTAACCAAAtggtttttttgttgtgtATGTACTATTCTTACAAtgccattttttaaaaagccgTATAGGAAAAGGGGAATATCGAGAACGCCATATGAATGGCTTACCTATGCTGATAAATGTGTTATTGAACTTAGCAAGTCCGAATTGAAGCccaatgaagaaaaagaattaccAAAGGACATTAAAGAAGACTGCAAAACCGTAGAAGAGAAGGAAAAGGTCGTTCCAAGGAAGCCACTGCAATCTGAAGGGATTAATGAAGACGATTCCcaaaaaaatggagaaTTAATTGTCTTGCATGGGATTAATCACCAAGCTGCGATGTTGACAGCTTGCGGTCTTTTCATGGT TACATCTTCTAACACCAACAAATGGAAAATTGCCTTTGCTTCCTTTCTTTTAGGGATGTTTTTCACACAATTTGGCTTCCAAAAAAGTGAACGCAGCATTAATGCTGAAAAGCTAGAAAGCATAGAAAAGCCTGAAAATGACAACTAG
- the rpl3002 gene encoding 60S ribosomal protein eL30 encodes MSAAPTTAPVAAVSKKGKKSGDTINSKLALTMKSGKYVLGYKSTLKTLRSGKAKLILIAANAPPLRKSELEYYAMLSRCSVHHYSGNNIDLGTACGKLFRVGVLAVIDAGDSDILAA; translated from the exons atgtctGCTGCACCTACCACTGCACCCGTTGCCGCTGTTTCCAAAAAGGGAAAGAAGTCGGGAGATACTATTAATTCCAAGTTGGCGTTGACTATGAAAAGTGGGAAATACGTTTTGGGATACAAATCGACTTTAAAAACCCTTCGTTCTGGTAAAGCTAAATTGATCCTCATTGCCGCAAATGCCCCTCCTCTACGTAAATCCGAGTTGGAATACTATGCGATGCTTTCTCGCTGCTCTGTACACCACTACAGTGGAAACAA TATTGATTTAGGAACTGCATGTGGTAAATTATTTCGCGTCGGTGTATTAGCAGTTATTGATGCTGGCGATTCCGACATTCTTGCTGCTTAG